A single window of uncultured Methanospirillum sp. DNA harbors:
- a CDS encoding chemotaxis protein CheW, which translates to MGEAESVSPGHALPTSSGSNDEIQIVEFILGDDQFAINLFDVKEIVEYTRITPLPGSARYIKGIIDLRGEITTIIDLKEKMGISTLKKNLEQSRIIVIDSSVTKGKTGILVDDVTTVMSIPTSQIDQKTCDKDDTSYILGIIRQKQGDKESDKTDLIIWLDIPRMLRDIGQ; encoded by the coding sequence ATGGGAGAGGCAGAATCTGTATCTCCAGGACATGCTCTTCCAACGTCGTCAGGATCTAATGATGAGATCCAGATTGTTGAGTTCATTCTTGGAGATGACCAGTTCGCAATCAATCTTTTCGATGTAAAAGAGATTGTGGAATACACACGGATCACTCCGCTTCCAGGTAGTGCCAGATATATTAAGGGAATAATTGACTTAAGGGGAGAGATCACCACCATTATCGACCTTAAGGAAAAGATGGGGATTTCTACCCTGAAGAAAAATCTGGAGCAGTCACGTATTATCGTAATCGACAGTTCGGTTACAAAAGGGAAGACGGGAATTCTTGTGGATGATGTAACAACTGTTATGTCAATACCGACATCACAGATAGATCAGAAGACCTGTGATAAGGATGATACTTCATATATTCTTGGAATTATCAGGCAAAAGCAGGGCGACAAGGAGTCTGATAAAACAGATCTGATCATATGGCTCGACATTCCCAGAATGCTCAGGGATATAGGTCAATAA
- a CDS encoding tetratricopeptide repeat protein, with protein sequence MRGKKSFLSSLTYTNQMKSRGDAEAWYNKGYALFERGEISEAIKALNVALGINPGDTKSWILVGNASMEMEDYETALKAYDEVLKKVQADADIWVSKGNALFNLGRTQEALSAFQQALNIEPDHYYAEYCRNIAHGLVTSPSP encoded by the coding sequence TTGAGAGGTAAAAAATCCTTTTTATCTTCCCTGACATACACTAATCAGATGAAATCTCGTGGAGATGCCGAGGCCTGGTACAATAAAGGGTATGCTCTTTTTGAACGCGGAGAGATCTCTGAAGCCATCAAAGCACTAAATGTGGCTTTGGGGATTAATCCGGGAGATACCAAGTCATGGATCCTCGTGGGAAATGCCAGCATGGAGATGGAAGACTATGAAACAGCGTTGAAGGCATATGACGAGGTTTTGAAAAAAGTGCAGGCTGACGCCGACATCTGGGTGAGTAAAGGAAATGCACTATTTAATCTGGGAAGAACTCAAGAGGCTCTTTCGGCATTTCAACAGGCATTGAATATCGAACCGGACCATTACTACGCGGAGTACTGCAGAAATATTGCTCACGGGTTGGTAACCAGTCCATCACCGTGA
- a CDS encoding sensor histidine kinase, protein MQTGHQVTDIHVSAVESDLNLIFVWTDNGVGIPDEEKKFIFERGFGKNTGLGLFLIREILSLTGMSIRETGIPGLGP, encoded by the coding sequence ATGCAGACAGGCCATCAGGTGACTGATATCCATGTATCAGCAGTTGAGTCTGATCTGAACCTGATTTTTGTATGGACAGACAACGGTGTCGGGATCCCTGATGAAGAGAAGAAGTTCATCTTTGAGCGTGGGTTTGGGAAGAATACAGGATTAGGACTGTTCCTCATACGTGAGATCCTGTCACTGACAGGGATGTCAATTCGTGAAACCGGGATACCTGGCTTGGGGCCATGA
- a CDS encoding C69 family dipeptidase, with protein MTGWKICILFLLILLIYIPSAYGCTTFVVTGNASEDGSVFVGHSNDGFGSGLIYNRIREDMVSFRHVPAKDHPEKATRPVVYDPNSGGEFIGEAPSNDTQTLVLGEIPEVNHTYAYITGSYGMINEHQLMTGECTDYAKIHPGAEKGKRIFYSSELSNIALERCTKAKDAVLLMGNLIETYGYYGTGETLIFADPSDAWVIEMCGGTPDGTGGYWAAEQIQQGEIFVAANEFRIRELSADNPSQIYSENLDKDAEKMGWWNRTDGTLDWTKTFGIGEYSHPYYSQARVWRIFDRLAPSLGLSPYVEGPFSKAYPFSIKPDKPVNITTALSIYRDHYEGTVFDLTAPPAGGPFGDPYRVWGQFDLHDAPYEGELKPGSWSRPISTDPCGYSYICQGRSTLPDPIGGVCWLGLSSPSETCYVPFYAGIYHLPLPYVHGSHWEFDLNTAFWPYELLQNYARLMYSYISPEIKAEQERIEGAAIAKQSDIEAEALERYKVNERSSREYLTAYTNETAMNALHDWKALMGRMIVTYRNGNYNDVQNHTISNIGYTAWWNEYARYQYGPRVYDMEGLNETPGVRYVGKVANITGNPVTYIRDHQT; from the coding sequence ATGACCGGGTGGAAGATCTGTATCCTGTTTCTGCTTATCCTGTTGATATACATCCCGTCAGCATACGGTTGTACAACTTTTGTCGTAACTGGAAATGCCTCTGAAGACGGATCCGTCTTTGTCGGGCATTCAAATGACGGATTTGGTTCGGGTCTGATATACAACCGGATACGTGAGGATATGGTCTCGTTCAGGCATGTTCCTGCAAAGGATCACCCCGAAAAAGCAACTCGTCCGGTGGTCTATGATCCAAACAGCGGAGGCGAGTTCATCGGCGAAGCTCCGTCAAATGACACCCAGACCCTTGTGCTCGGAGAGATCCCTGAAGTGAACCATACCTATGCCTATATCACCGGAAGTTACGGGATGATAAACGAGCATCAGCTGATGACCGGGGAGTGCACGGATTACGCAAAGATACACCCGGGAGCAGAGAAAGGAAAGCGTATCTTTTACAGCTCAGAACTCTCAAACATTGCACTTGAACGGTGCACAAAAGCAAAGGATGCGGTGCTTCTCATGGGCAACCTCATCGAAACATACGGGTACTATGGAACCGGTGAGACACTCATCTTTGCAGATCCTTCAGATGCCTGGGTTATCGAGATGTGCGGTGGAACTCCTGATGGGACCGGTGGGTACTGGGCTGCAGAACAGATCCAGCAGGGAGAGATCTTTGTAGCAGCAAATGAGTTCAGGATCCGCGAACTTTCAGCAGATAATCCCAGCCAGATCTACTCAGAGAACCTTGACAAAGATGCAGAAAAGATGGGATGGTGGAACCGCACTGACGGAACACTTGACTGGACAAAGACCTTTGGCATCGGCGAATACTCTCACCCCTACTACTCACAGGCCAGGGTATGGCGGATTTTTGACCGACTCGCCCCATCACTTGGCCTTTCTCCGTATGTTGAGGGACCATTTTCAAAGGCGTACCCTTTCTCGATCAAACCTGACAAACCGGTAAACATCACCACCGCCCTCTCCATATACCGAGATCATTATGAGGGAACGGTATTTGATCTGACTGCACCACCAGCAGGCGGCCCGTTTGGAGACCCATACAGGGTATGGGGCCAGTTTGATCTTCACGATGCCCCCTATGAAGGTGAATTAAAACCGGGTTCCTGGTCACGCCCGATATCAACAGATCCATGTGGTTACTCATACATCTGTCAGGGGAGATCCACTCTTCCTGATCCGATCGGGGGAGTCTGCTGGCTGGGTCTCTCTTCGCCATCAGAGACCTGTTATGTTCCGTTTTACGCGGGAATCTACCACCTTCCCCTGCCATATGTCCATGGCTCTCACTGGGAATTTGATCTGAACACTGCATTCTGGCCATATGAACTGCTGCAGAATTATGCACGCCTCATGTACAGTTATATAAGTCCTGAGATCAAGGCAGAACAGGAACGTATTGAGGGTGCGGCTATTGCAAAACAGTCTGATATTGAGGCAGAAGCACTGGAACGTTACAAGGTGAACGAGCGTTCAAGCCGCGAGTACCTGACAGCATATACTAATGAAACTGCTATGAACGCGTTACATGACTGGAAAGCGCTCATGGGGAGGATGATCGTTACATACCGGAATGGAAATTACAACGATGTCCAGAACCACACGATCTCAAACATCGGATACACCGCCTGGTGGAATGAGTACGCCAGGTATCAGTATGGCCCCAGGGTGTATGATATGGAAGGCCTGAACGAGACACCCGGTGTCAGGTATGTAGGTAAAGTGGCAAATATTACGGGCAATCCGGTAACCTACATCAGGGATCATCAGACCTGA
- a CDS encoding helix-turn-helix domain-containing protein, translating to MSDLIENLVKLGLKEYEAKIYVALVGIREANARTIHEISGVPRPRVYDILSELTAKGFVEVREGSPLFYRFVPPDVVIAKLQKDLNHAAEESIAVLETLSTKKDEEFVPLWHVKGDWSITRHLNLLIERMTGPLSILVLEKQVPERYDDQIREAAKKGEVSLLFKPDIAYSGSRISGVSYYQIDQMNEFFRENIFEKAFANPLVRKNQVFFLECLIISTDAEVMSIYTINDERMAFINTLPISLYLQNMTFEMMLSGALKSMGDDRVLPEIKDD from the coding sequence ATGTCAGATCTCATTGAAAACCTGGTAAAACTTGGTCTCAAGGAGTATGAAGCTAAAATATATGTTGCACTCGTAGGAATCAGGGAAGCAAATGCCAGGACAATTCATGAGATCAGCGGGGTGCCACGTCCCCGGGTGTATGACATCCTCAGTGAACTGACAGCAAAAGGATTTGTCGAAGTTCGTGAGGGCAGCCCCCTGTTTTACCGGTTTGTTCCACCAGATGTGGTGATCGCAAAACTTCAGAAAGATCTCAACCATGCTGCAGAGGAGAGCATTGCAGTCCTTGAGACCCTTTCAACTAAAAAAGATGAAGAATTTGTCCCTCTCTGGCATGTTAAGGGAGATTGGAGCATCACACGACATCTCAACCTTCTCATTGAACGAATGACCGGACCTCTCTCCATTCTGGTGCTTGAAAAACAGGTACCCGAACGGTACGATGATCAGATTCGCGAGGCTGCAAAGAAGGGTGAAGTGAGTCTGCTTTTTAAACCTGATATCGCATATTCCGGAAGCCGGATATCAGGAGTTTCATATTATCAGATAGACCAAATGAACGAATTTTTTCGTGAGAATATCTTTGAAAAGGCTTTTGCAAATCCCTTGGTCCGGAAGAACCAGGTGTTTTTCCTGGAATGCCTTATCATTTCAACTGATGCTGAAGTCATGAGTATCTATACCATTAATGATGAAAGGATGGCCTTCATCAATACGCTTCCAATCAGTCTCTATCTTCAGAATATGACCTTTGAGATGATGCTGTCCGGAGCGTTGAAGAGCATGGGTGATGACAGGGTGTTACCTGAAATCAAAGATGATTGA
- a CDS encoding CARDB domain-containing protein: MSQSYLIILILICIGTFGIVQGSALETPVDHEAAQISVQNATLDPEVLMKGDTGNIVVQIKNTGNQSVAIRRAELSCDALTVLNDQTYDSVGTIGPGNSMKFAFTIKADHEEGTYYLKFYLDFMGSGSVRYYIPVTVENSELQVSVIDSPDTYTKDRKDQIHLTVGNPRKNSVDGVIVTPNGDEIRSTQSSVFIGRLEPNAQKNVTLEVTPEAETNLTVETSYKNGDNKHTVRLQIPVETGVRNIRAEPIVSDLEVIRSGEFYTLKGDITNNGLEFAHSIVLSAGTPASSIDPNPDYVVGNLDPDESTSFKMSLTCPEKTFPLTIRYKDIEGDLCSDTTTINLSHPEQNPSRKQKTGGFDTNQILIGVGIGIILIGIIFILSRRTRLSQSISDMRRR; encoded by the coding sequence ATGAGCCAGTCATACCTAATTATCCTCATACTGATCTGCATCGGGACATTCGGGATTGTCCAGGGATCAGCACTTGAAACACCGGTTGATCACGAGGCAGCCCAGATCTCTGTTCAGAATGCAACATTGGATCCTGAGGTACTCATGAAGGGTGATACCGGCAATATAGTCGTTCAGATCAAAAATACCGGGAATCAGAGCGTTGCAATCCGAAGGGCTGAACTTTCCTGCGATGCCCTGACTGTTCTGAACGATCAGACCTATGATTCCGTGGGAACTATTGGTCCAGGGAACAGTATGAAATTTGCCTTTACAATTAAGGCAGATCATGAAGAAGGGACATATTATCTGAAATTTTACCTTGACTTCATGGGATCGGGATCAGTTCGATATTATATTCCGGTTACTGTGGAAAATTCTGAACTTCAGGTTTCAGTGATTGACTCTCCGGATACATACACAAAGGATCGAAAAGATCAGATACACCTCACCGTAGGAAATCCTCGCAAAAACTCAGTTGACGGCGTGATAGTAACACCGAACGGTGATGAGATCAGATCCACGCAATCATCAGTATTTATCGGAAGACTCGAGCCCAATGCTCAGAAAAACGTAACCCTGGAGGTAACTCCCGAGGCCGAGACAAACCTCACTGTTGAGACATCTTACAAGAATGGAGATAACAAGCATACCGTTCGTCTTCAGATTCCGGTTGAAACTGGAGTTAGAAATATCCGGGCAGAACCGATTGTCAGTGACCTTGAGGTGATCAGGTCAGGTGAATTCTACACCCTAAAAGGTGATATTACCAACAACGGTCTTGAATTTGCACATAGTATCGTTCTTTCAGCAGGAACTCCTGCATCATCCATCGATCCCAACCCGGACTATGTTGTTGGAAACCTGGATCCAGATGAGTCTACAAGCTTCAAAATGTCCCTCACCTGCCCTGAAAAGACATTCCCGCTTACAATCAGGTACAAGGATATTGAAGGGGATCTCTGTTCAGACACAACCACGATTAACCTTTCACATCCTGAACAGAATCCTTCCCGTAAACAGAAGACCGGGGGATTTGACACGAACCAGATTTTAATTGGAGTAGGTATCGGAATTATCCTAATTGGGATAATTTTCATCCTTTCCCGGAGAACAAGGCTTAGTCAGTCAATTTCTGACATGAGAAGGAGATGA
- a CDS encoding efflux RND transporter periplasmic adaptor subunit, translating to MISDDEGVGQPIPQSGEEKPRQNPLMKIRHHPFFWKGMVILLALSGVLGVIVWNEIQSTVYIEDSAIKAPVITISPTIPGILEKVYVKEGDNVRRNQELARVNNVAIHSKTAGIITKIEDTPGMLVSSQTPVISMIDKEKLKVIGRIKEDKGLKDIHTGQEARFTVDAFPSEVFHGIVEKVAPIAREGDIVFSISDKRQAQEFEITVEYDVDTYPDLKPGMSAKIWVIR from the coding sequence ATGATTTCAGATGACGAAGGTGTAGGCCAGCCAATACCTCAATCTGGTGAAGAAAAGCCTCGTCAAAATCCCCTGATGAAGATAAGGCACCATCCTTTCTTCTGGAAAGGAATGGTCATCCTTTTGGCACTTTCCGGAGTTCTTGGAGTAATTGTCTGGAACGAAATTCAGAGTACCGTCTATATCGAGGATAGTGCGATAAAAGCGCCAGTAATCACAATCAGCCCGACAATTCCGGGAATTCTCGAAAAGGTGTATGTCAAAGAAGGGGACAATGTCAGGAGAAACCAGGAACTGGCCAGGGTCAACAATGTTGCAATCCATTCGAAAACTGCAGGAATCATCACCAAAATAGAAGATACCCCCGGAATGCTGGTGAGTTCACAGACCCCGGTCATCTCAATGATTGACAAGGAGAAACTCAAGGTTATCGGCAGGATCAAAGAGGATAAAGGCCTTAAGGACATTCACACGGGACAGGAGGCACGATTTACTGTCGATGCCTTCCCTTCAGAAGTATTCCATGGTATCGTTGAGAAGGTTGCCCCGATTGCACGGGAAGGAGATATTGTCTTCAGTATCTCTGATAAGAGGCAGGCACAGGAGTTTGAGATTACGGTAGAGTACGACGTGGATACATATCCGGATCTCAAGCCCGGGATGTCAGCGAAGATCTGGGTTATCAGGTAA
- a CDS encoding MFS transporter codes for MSGNDRLKWMILLTVIIGTFLGRLDQTVVSLAVPKIMDDFSITTSDAGWISTAYILANAVFVPIWGKLGDTRGRKLVYLWGFIIFIVGSILAGFAWDIGSMIFFRIIQAVASSADYPTAMAILTITFTDRKERGRALGIWSSAFAASAVFGPLIGGPLIDNFGWRSVFLINLPIGIIGIIMALNYIPESVSDRRSENFDWYGAISLGTALALLVLGLDRGYDWGWTSLPIITSFLVSAVFFYIFYLIDSRHPEPVIDFRYLRIPSFFHSLGNNFMVFMCMMGVIFLIPIFDQTFLGYTATETGLQFIPFACFMIMGALFGSSFIGRVQARYVIASSTFLAAVGVYLFVGLDPRSSTWDVIIPFSVMALGMGLGMAQRTVTITSLVPPEEIGSASAVLALVRNIAGAFGIALFTTILNNSIEDNVIALSTYSSIYLHSPSVMKTVTGLITLDAQILSYHTVFVVSAVILAGASVLALLIESKEVIMVKQN; via the coding sequence ATGAGCGGAAATGATCGCCTCAAATGGATGATCCTTCTTACCGTGATCATCGGAACATTCCTTGGAAGACTTGACCAGACGGTCGTCTCACTTGCTGTTCCCAAGATCATGGATGATTTTTCAATCACCACTTCAGATGCCGGATGGATATCAACTGCATATATCCTGGCTAACGCAGTTTTTGTCCCGATATGGGGAAAACTTGGAGATACAAGGGGGAGAAAACTGGTTTATCTCTGGGGGTTCATCATCTTTATCGTCGGATCAATCCTCGCAGGATTTGCCTGGGATATTGGATCTATGATCTTTTTCAGGATTATTCAGGCTGTTGCAAGCTCTGCAGACTACCCGACAGCCATGGCTATCCTCACCATTACCTTTACTGATCGAAAAGAGAGAGGCAGGGCCCTTGGTATCTGGTCATCGGCCTTTGCAGCTTCTGCTGTCTTCGGTCCATTGATTGGAGGTCCGTTGATCGACAACTTTGGGTGGAGATCAGTGTTTTTGATCAACCTGCCGATAGGGATCATCGGGATTATTATGGCCCTGAATTATATCCCTGAATCAGTATCAGACAGGCGAAGTGAAAACTTTGACTGGTATGGCGCCATCAGCCTCGGTACAGCACTCGCTCTTCTCGTGCTTGGGCTTGACCGGGGATATGACTGGGGCTGGACATCACTTCCGATTATCACCAGTTTCCTGGTGTCAGCGGTGTTCTTTTACATATTCTACCTGATTGATTCCCGGCACCCGGAGCCTGTCATAGACTTTAGGTATCTCAGGATTCCGTCATTTTTCCATTCCCTTGGCAACAACTTTATGGTTTTTATGTGTATGATGGGAGTAATATTCCTGATTCCTATCTTTGATCAGACATTTCTTGGGTATACTGCAACAGAGACCGGGCTTCAGTTCATCCCGTTTGCATGTTTCATGATAATGGGGGCATTATTCGGCTCCTCGTTTATCGGAAGGGTACAGGCCAGGTACGTGATTGCTTCAAGCACATTTCTTGCAGCAGTAGGAGTATACCTCTTTGTCGGGCTTGATCCCCGGTCAAGTACATGGGATGTGATCATTCCTTTCAGCGTGATGGCACTGGGAATGGGATTAGGAATGGCACAGCGAACTGTCACAATCACGTCACTTGTCCCTCCTGAAGAAATCGGAAGTGCGTCAGCAGTTCTTGCACTTGTAAGAAACATTGCCGGGGCATTTGGAATTGCCCTATTTACAACCATTCTGAATAATTCAATTGAGGATAATGTGATTGCCCTCTCTACATACTCAAGTATATACCTGCATTCGCCATCGGTGATGAAGACTGTAACAGGCTTGATAACCCTTGATGCTCAGATCCTCTCGTATCATACGGTCTTCGTTGTTTCAGCGGTAATCCTGGCTGGAGCATCTGTTCTGGCGTTGCTTATTGAATCAAAAGAGGTAATTATGGTTAAACAAAATTGA
- a CDS encoding tetratricopeptide repeat protein, with translation MYNTTDSISKDDIKIALTTDPGIELLNSGKYSEAVALYDSQIQLNPKDVSSLVNIGLALNALKRYDEALQSFDQALKEEPEDIAALNNKALVLTTLGRNEEALSYYDQALAIDPDSIDILDDKGFTLCVMGKHSEALQIFQKVIQLNPSYIEAWNNNGICLLELGRYDEADTMFNEANLLDPDDPIYWNNKGLALFNAGKTKDALSAYEMAVKVHIIAHHENDDIGSRSEQSMRDNAISKEISKLSRNNLSDAKLWVDLGTIYSSYNDNNEAQAAYERAIQLNPSLVDKIPGFIPLPDASEKNEPQMLSASTGLEKNSQINNPVEQKVTGTVKYFMEQQGWKITLPGTISGVLSPDTGTIQINSTDTVISYGGVKYPVIMNIEGTVQ, from the coding sequence ATGTATAATACTACTGATAGCATCTCAAAGGATGATATAAAAATCGCGCTAACCACTGATCCGGGAATCGAATTATTAAATTCCGGTAAATATTCTGAAGCTGTTGCTTTGTATGACTCACAAATTCAACTAAATCCGAAAGACGTATCGTCACTGGTAAATATTGGTCTTGCATTGAATGCTTTGAAAAGGTATGATGAAGCACTTCAATCATTTGATCAGGCCTTAAAGGAAGAACCCGAAGATATCGCAGCCTTAAATAATAAAGCACTTGTCTTGACAACTCTAGGAAGAAATGAAGAGGCACTATCATATTATGATCAGGCGTTAGCGATTGATCCTGATTCTATTGATATATTGGATGATAAGGGTTTTACATTATGCGTAATGGGAAAACATTCTGAAGCTCTTCAGATTTTTCAGAAAGTAATTCAACTGAATCCCTCTTACATTGAAGCATGGAACAATAATGGTATTTGTTTACTTGAACTCGGTAGATATGATGAAGCTGATACAATGTTTAATGAAGCAAATCTGCTGGATCCAGATGATCCAATTTATTGGAATAATAAGGGATTAGCACTTTTTAACGCCGGAAAAACTAAAGATGCACTCTCTGCATATGAAATGGCAGTTAAAGTGCATATAATTGCCCATCACGAAAATGATGATATAGGTTCAAGATCTGAGCAATCTATGCGAGATAATGCAATTTCAAAAGAAATATCTAAACTATCTAGGAATAATTTATCTGATGCCAAGTTATGGGTAGATCTAGGTACAATATATTCATCTTACAATGATAATAATGAAGCACAGGCAGCATATGAGCGAGCGATACAACTCAATCCGTCATTAGTTGATAAAATTCCCGGGTTTATTCCTCTTCCTGATGCTTCAGAGAAAAATGAGCCCCAAATGCTGAGCGCTTCAACCGGTTTGGAAAAAAATTCTCAAATAAATAATCCTGTAGAACAAAAAGTGACCGGTACGGTTAAGTATTTTATGGAACAACAGGGTTGGAAAATAACTCTGCCGGGAACAATTAGTGGAGTATTGTCTCCAGATACAGGCACCATACAAATAAATTCCACAGATACTGTGATATCATATGGTGGGGTGAAATACCCTGTTATCATGAACATTGAAGGAACTGTTCAGTAA
- a CDS encoding shikimate kinase, with product MKNIVLIGLPGAGKSTIGVILAKTLGMNFVDTDITIQENSGRLLQTIINEDGPVRFMEIEEQSILGLRVTNAVIATGGSVVYSDAAMNHLGSGSFVAYLKISFEEMRKRLKNIKTRGVVMIPGQSLHDMVDQRTPLYEKYADVTIDCTDEDFESVVEKVVEKIQKEG from the coding sequence ATGAAAAATATTGTCCTTATCGGTCTGCCGGGTGCCGGGAAGAGTACGATTGGAGTTATCCTTGCAAAAACGCTGGGGATGAACTTCGTTGATACTGATATCACGATCCAGGAGAACAGCGGTCGCCTTCTCCAGACCATCATCAATGAGGATGGACCTGTAAGATTTATGGAGATCGAAGAGCAGAGCATACTCGGGCTGAGGGTTACAAACGCGGTCATTGCCACGGGTGGCAGTGTTGTGTACAGTGATGCTGCCATGAATCACCTGGGATCAGGCTCGTTTGTTGCATACCTTAAGATTTCCTTTGAAGAGATGAGGAAGCGGTTAAAAAACATCAAAACCAGGGGAGTTGTCATGATTCCGGGTCAGAGTCTTCATGATATGGTGGACCAGAGAACCCCTTTGTACGAGAAGTATGCCGATGTGACCATTGACTGCACTGATGAAGATTTCGAGAGTGTCGTTGAAAAAGTAGTTGAGAAGATTCAAAAAGAGGGTTAG
- a CDS encoding alpha/beta hydrolase, translated as MMQLQGILMNRICAILVVLACTILLPVTAGAVENSGTDLVGAMSDLNSSVVSFADTPVQYADVNGVTLGYREFGSGEPILMIPGFGATMDNWNETFIGILASRYHVYTYDHRGMGYSSDSNVIHTIPMYADDAAALILAFGYESMHVYGASMGSSTSQQLVIDHPERVNKLILDSNTYSIRLPETRNLFGTIEAVAGNSSLPLGVQEEARANLIWNGSYSSLSGIHKDVMLVVGTADVLTPDSVSVQMAGQINGSWLVRFKGLPHTGYHYAPVQYGESALAFLGMNQSPV; from the coding sequence ATGATGCAGCTTCAAGGTATTCTCATGAACAGAATATGTGCAATACTCGTGGTACTTGCATGTACCATCCTTCTGCCAGTAACAGCCGGGGCTGTTGAAAATTCAGGTACAGATCTGGTTGGTGCAATGTCAGATTTAAACTCTTCAGTTGTTTCATTTGCTGATACACCGGTCCAATATGCTGATGTAAACGGCGTTACACTCGGCTATCGCGAATTTGGATCAGGTGAACCAATCCTGATGATCCCCGGGTTTGGTGCCACAATGGACAACTGGAATGAGACATTTATCGGTATTCTTGCCTCAAGATACCATGTGTATACATATGACCACAGGGGCATGGGATACAGCAGTGATTCAAATGTGATTCATACGATTCCCATGTATGCTGACGATGCTGCTGCACTGATACTGGCCTTCGGGTATGAGAGTATGCATGTGTATGGGGCATCAATGGGTTCTTCTACCTCACAACAACTGGTTATTGATCACCCAGAACGAGTTAATAAGCTCATTCTCGACTCTAACACATACAGTATCAGGTTACCCGAGACCAGGAATCTATTTGGAACCATCGAAGCAGTTGCGGGGAATTCTTCCTTACCCCTGGGTGTTCAGGAGGAGGCCAGGGCGAATCTTATCTGGAACGGATCCTATAGCAGCCTGTCCGGAATTCACAAGGATGTCATGCTTGTCGTCGGAACAGCAGATGTCTTAACTCCTGATTCCGTTTCTGTTCAGATGGCAGGCCAGATAAATGGATCCTGGCTCGTCCGGTTCAAGGGCCTCCCCCATACCGGGTATCACTACGCACCGGTCCAGTATGGAGAATCTGCACTGGCATTCCTCGGGATGAACCAATCGCCGGTTTGA
- a CDS encoding secondary thiamine-phosphate synthase enzyme YjbQ produces the protein MKWTKIEVKTGSRTEFIEITNRVSDELKRTGILNGTCNVYMPHTTAGLTINENADPDVTRDMLAGLTRLVPMKGDYRHAEGNSDAHIKASLMGFSLMVPVIEGSLALGTWQGIYFCEFDGPRNRHVLVGISGE, from the coding sequence ATGAAGTGGACAAAAATTGAGGTTAAGACCGGTTCGAGGACAGAGTTTATAGAAATTACGAACAGGGTTTCAGATGAACTGAAGAGAACTGGTATACTGAATGGAACCTGTAATGTATACATGCCACACACCACGGCTGGCCTGACCATCAACGAGAATGCTGATCCTGATGTGACACGGGATATGCTTGCCGGCCTGACTCGACTTGTGCCAATGAAAGGAGATTACCGGCATGCTGAAGGGAATTCAGATGCACATATCAAGGCCTCACTGATGGGATTTTCTCTTATGGTGCCCGTCATCGAGGGGAGTCTGGCACTCGGTACATGGCAGGGAATATATTTCTGTGAGTTTGATGGTCCAAGGAACAGGCATGTGCTGGTGGGAATATCAGGGGAATAG